One genomic region from Ralstonia pickettii DTP0602 encodes:
- a CDS encoding ABC transporter ATP-binding protein (K06159: yojI; putative ATP-binding cassette transporter), with amino-acid sequence MNLFLSLRRRFGGLLLLALAAGTCSALAGIALIAEINRMIAAPAALEAGRIGVLLGLLAVLFGCGFGSQALLTALGHRVVYDIRLRMLKRVLDTDVERLEAIGGPTVYATLTKDIASIGMAFNRVPFVFYNGVLVLGGLLYLGWLSWQLFVLGAAVLGAGVLLAQRWVLRMRTLMKAVRDTDDRLYAGYQGAIDGRYELALNAWRKQSFYQRDFEPAAEFARAHEVRADRYWVLSLSFTATLILGLACAIFIAGDALGIARERITAFVLVLMFLRMPLNDLVGTLPILMTGNVALRKIETLRLAPYTEDFALHTANTADAPPAPGTPLITLQDVRYDYPGQGDERGFRLGPVSLTLSAGETVFIVGGNGSGKSTLMKLLAGLYQPSAGSMALGDRPVSTAELPWYRCHFATVFSNAHLFARLVGPDGRFDAAVANAFLKRLHMDHKVAIRDDLLSTTQLSQGQRKRLALLAAYVEARPVLLLDEWAADQDPVFRAYFYESLLPELKRSGKTIVAVSHDDRYFHVADRVIRADSGVIRADSATDSPAAPAAAGQTDHQAAA; translated from the coding sequence CGGTACCTGCAGCGCGCTCGCCGGCATCGCGCTGATTGCCGAGATCAACCGCATGATCGCCGCGCCGGCGGCGCTGGAAGCGGGGCGTATCGGCGTGCTGCTGGGCCTGCTGGCGGTGCTGTTCGGCTGCGGCTTCGGCTCGCAGGCGCTGCTGACCGCGCTCGGCCACCGCGTGGTGTACGACATCCGCCTGCGCATGCTCAAGCGCGTGCTCGATACCGACGTGGAGCGCCTGGAAGCGATCGGCGGCCCGACCGTCTATGCCACGCTGACCAAGGACATCGCCTCGATCGGCATGGCCTTCAACCGCGTGCCATTCGTGTTCTACAACGGCGTGCTGGTGCTGGGCGGGCTGCTGTACCTGGGCTGGCTGTCGTGGCAACTGTTCGTGCTCGGTGCCGCGGTGCTGGGCGCGGGCGTGCTGCTGGCGCAGCGCTGGGTGCTGCGCATGCGCACCCTGATGAAGGCGGTGCGCGACACCGACGACCGGCTCTACGCCGGCTACCAGGGCGCCATCGACGGACGCTACGAACTGGCGCTCAATGCCTGGCGCAAGCAGAGCTTCTACCAGCGCGACTTCGAGCCCGCCGCGGAGTTTGCGCGCGCGCACGAGGTGCGGGCCGACCGCTACTGGGTGCTGAGCCTGTCGTTTACCGCGACGCTGATCCTGGGGCTGGCGTGCGCGATCTTTATCGCCGGCGATGCGCTGGGCATCGCGCGCGAGCGCATCACCGCCTTCGTGCTGGTGCTGATGTTCCTGCGCATGCCGCTGAACGACCTGGTCGGCACGCTGCCGATCCTGATGACCGGCAACGTCGCGCTGCGCAAGATCGAGACGCTGCGGCTGGCGCCGTACACGGAGGATTTCGCGCTGCATACGGCCAATACCGCCGACGCGCCGCCGGCGCCGGGCACGCCGCTGATCACGCTGCAGGACGTGCGCTACGACTATCCCGGCCAGGGCGACGAGCGCGGCTTCCGCCTCGGCCCCGTGTCGCTGACGCTCTCTGCCGGCGAGACCGTCTTCATCGTCGGCGGCAACGGCAGCGGCAAGTCCACCCTGATGAAGCTGCTGGCGGGCCTGTACCAGCCGAGTGCCGGCAGCATGGCGCTCGGCGACAGGCCGGTGAGCACGGCCGAGCTGCCCTGGTACCGCTGCCATTTCGCCACGGTGTTCTCCAACGCCCATCTGTTCGCGCGGCTGGTCGGCCCGGACGGGCGCTTCGACGCGGCGGTGGCCAATGCCTTCCTGAAGCGGCTGCACATGGACCACAAGGTCGCCATTCGCGACGACCTGCTGTCGACCACGCAGCTGTCGCAGGGGCAACGCAAGCGGCTGGCGCTGCTGGCGGCCTATGTCGAGGCGCGCCCGGTGCTGCTGCTCGATGAATGGGCGGCCGACCAGGATCCCGTGTTCCGCGCCTATTTCTATGAATCGCTGCTGCCGGAGCTCAAGCGCAGCGGCAAGACCATTGTCGCGGTCAGCCATGACGACCGCTATTTCCACGTGGCCGACCGCGTGATCCGCGCCGACAGCGGCGTGATCCGCGCCGACAGCGCCACCGACAGCCCCGCCGCCCCCGCCGCGGCCGGCCAGACCGACCATCAGGCCGCCGCATGA
- a CDS encoding L-ornithine 5-monooxygenase (K10531: pvdA; L-ornithine N5-oxygenase [EC:1.13.12.-]), with the protein MLYSASTFAANGTDASTSPVLDLLGIGFGPSNLALAVALREMLPQQAPFRFGFIEKKPGFVWHGNMLLDNSRMQISFLKDLVTMRNPASRYTFINYLHERERLLDFINTRTFYPSRYEFNDYLSWVAADFADACHYGEEVVSVQPEPAGGNGALACLRVTSRTADGALTERCARNVVVSVGGAPSIPDTFAPLRGHPRVFHSSSYLESLERLERTAPVRRVAVIGSGQSAAEIFLDLNSREGSIAVDLVSRAPALKPADDSPFVNEIFNPRYIDYLFSREATEREQLLREFGNTNYAVVDTDLIEAIYEVLYQQKVTGKVRHRLLAGSEARHAEADADGVRLDIARRDDGAHQLQRYDAVILATGYRRELHQSLLAPLASYLDDAKGFQADRDYRLQMAPGCQAGVFLQGCCEATHGLSDTLLSVLAVRAQEIAAAVLGNRPGEGCAMQAEPPRSRAARVAHAGTH; encoded by the coding sequence ATGCTCTATTCCGCTTCTACCTTCGCCGCCAACGGCACTGATGCCAGCACGTCGCCCGTGCTCGACCTGCTCGGCATCGGCTTCGGGCCGTCCAACCTCGCGCTCGCAGTGGCCCTGCGCGAAATGCTGCCGCAGCAGGCGCCGTTCCGCTTCGGCTTTATCGAGAAGAAGCCGGGCTTCGTGTGGCACGGCAATATGCTGCTCGACAACAGCCGCATGCAGATCTCGTTCCTGAAGGACCTGGTCACGATGCGCAACCCGGCCAGCCGCTATACCTTCATCAACTACCTGCACGAGCGCGAGCGGCTGCTGGACTTCATCAACACCAGGACGTTCTATCCCAGCCGCTACGAGTTCAACGACTACCTGTCCTGGGTGGCCGCGGATTTTGCCGACGCCTGCCACTACGGCGAAGAGGTTGTCTCGGTGCAGCCCGAGCCCGCCGGTGGCAATGGCGCGCTGGCCTGCCTGCGCGTCACCTCGCGCACGGCCGACGGCGCGCTGACCGAGCGCTGCGCGCGCAACGTGGTGGTCAGCGTCGGCGGCGCGCCCAGCATCCCCGACACCTTCGCGCCGCTGCGCGGCCATCCGCGGGTGTTCCATTCCTCGTCGTACCTGGAATCGCTGGAGCGTCTGGAGCGCACGGCGCCGGTGCGGCGCGTGGCGGTGATCGGCTCGGGCCAGAGCGCCGCCGAGATCTTCCTGGACCTGAATAGCCGCGAAGGCAGCATCGCGGTCGACCTGGTCAGCCGTGCGCCGGCGCTCAAGCCGGCCGACGACAGCCCCTTCGTCAACGAGATCTTCAACCCGCGCTATATCGACTACCTGTTCTCGCGGGAGGCGACCGAGCGCGAGCAACTGCTGCGCGAGTTCGGCAACACCAACTACGCGGTGGTCGATACCGACCTGATCGAAGCCATCTATGAGGTGCTGTACCAGCAGAAGGTCACCGGCAAGGTGCGCCACCGCCTGCTGGCCGGCAGCGAGGCACGCCATGCCGAGGCCGATGCCGACGGTGTGCGGCTCGACATTGCGCGGCGCGACGATGGTGCGCACCAGTTGCAGCGCTATGACGCGGTGATTCTCGCCACCGGCTACCGGCGCGAACTGCACCAGTCGCTGCTGGCGCCGCTGGCGTCCTATCTGGACGACGCCAAGGGTTTCCAGGCGGACCGCGACTACCGGCTGCAGATGGCGCCGGGCTGCCAGGCGGGCGTGTTCCTGCAGGGATGCTGCGAAGCGACGCACGGCTTGTCGGACACGCTGCTGTCGGTGCTGGCGGTGCGCGCGCAGGAGATCGCCGCCGCGGTGCTCGGCAACCGCCCGGGCGAGGGATGCGCCATGCAGGCTGAGCCGCCTCGCAGCCGCGCCGCGCGCGTGGCGCACGCCGGCACGCACTGA
- a CDS encoding siderophore biosynthesis protein → MTRANTDRESVHMQSNVAPLMTHAIANQPWSPATISTLQSRWEGPSLQVSLDGTPLQAWQFTPGTQPRLALADTDPAHPLARAATFAACEAVLARAPATQAIALDLPEAIANAMLREGSATRPAGGDLVTRVEQLWQLPALWHTGTSGRDYPLQYAMTQGRRHPVRVPKPSGQVYARHIPWLDQVFSMRVADLDADLEYFHGWMNDPRVAVFWQEEGDLAKHRDYLSAQLADPHTIPLIGCLDGKPFAYFEVYWAKENRIGPYYDADDFDRGWHVLIGDGEIRGKAYISAWLPSLMHYMFLDDPRTQRIVGEPRIDHVQQIRNLDRSGFAKIKAFDFPHKRAMLVMLLRERFFGERLWVPQEDGQAAEPVAPAALAA, encoded by the coding sequence ATGACGCGCGCCAACACAGACAGGGAGTCAGTTCACATGCAAAGCAATGTCGCGCCTTTGATGACCCACGCGATCGCGAACCAGCCCTGGTCACCCGCGACGATTTCCACGCTGCAGAGCCGCTGGGAAGGCCCCTCGCTGCAGGTAAGCCTGGACGGCACGCCACTGCAGGCCTGGCAGTTCACGCCCGGCACTCAGCCGCGGCTGGCACTCGCCGATACCGACCCGGCCCACCCGCTGGCGCGCGCCGCTACCTTTGCCGCCTGCGAGGCGGTGCTGGCGCGCGCGCCCGCGACGCAGGCCATCGCGCTGGACCTGCCCGAAGCCATCGCCAACGCGATGCTGCGCGAGGGCAGCGCCACGCGCCCGGCCGGTGGCGACCTGGTGACGCGCGTCGAGCAGCTCTGGCAACTGCCGGCGCTGTGGCACACCGGCACCTCGGGCCGCGACTATCCGCTGCAGTACGCGATGACCCAGGGCCGGCGCCATCCGGTGCGCGTGCCCAAGCCGTCCGGCCAGGTCTATGCACGCCATATCCCGTGGCTCGACCAGGTGTTCTCGATGCGGGTGGCCGATCTCGACGCCGACCTGGAGTACTTCCACGGCTGGATGAACGATCCGCGCGTGGCGGTGTTCTGGCAGGAAGAGGGCGATCTCGCCAAGCACCGCGACTACCTGTCGGCGCAGCTCGCGGACCCGCACACCATCCCGCTGATCGGCTGCCTGGACGGCAAGCCGTTTGCTTACTTCGAGGTGTACTGGGCCAAGGAGAACCGCATCGGCCCGTACTACGACGCCGACGACTTCGATCGCGGCTGGCATGTGCTGATCGGCGACGGCGAGATCCGCGGCAAGGCCTATATCAGCGCCTGGCTGCCGTCGCTGATGCACTACATGTTCCTGGACGACCCGCGCACGCAGCGCATCGTGGGCGAGCCGCGCATCGACCATGTGCAGCAGATCCGCAACCTGGACCGCTCCGGCTTTGCCAAGATCAAGGCCTTCGACTTCCCGCACAAGCGCGCCATGCTGGTGATGCTGCTGCGCGAACGCTTCTTCGGCGAGCGCCTGTGGGTGCCGCAGGAAGACGGGCAGGCTGCAGAACCCGTCGCGCCGGCCGCATTGGCCGCCTGA